Proteins encoded within one genomic window of Verrucomicrobiia bacterium:
- the leuB gene encoding 3-isopropylmalate dehydrogenase, whose product MAIKMKLAVLAGDGIGPEVMTEAVRVLRAIEKKFKFSFELNEADVGGIAIDRHGTALPEETVKLCRESDAILFGSVGGPKWESLPPAQQPERAALLPLRKLFGLYANLRPAICYPALVHASPVKTELIPNGFDILVVRELTGGLYFGKPKETTKTEKGERAIDTMIYETHEIERVTHIAFQAAQKRRKKVTLVDKANVLECSQLWRRVVKEIAPQYPDIALDFVYVDNAAMQVVKNPEQYDVMLCENMFGDIISDEVAAVTGSLGMLPSASLAEGTFGLYEPSGGTAPDIAGKGIANPIAQILSAALLLRFSGRQEEAARAIETAVKQVIEKGLRTADIYSSGAQKVSTREMGEAIVKSIESL is encoded by the coding sequence ATGGCTATCAAAATGAAATTAGCGGTTTTGGCTGGTGATGGCATTGGTCCGGAGGTTATGACGGAAGCGGTTCGGGTTTTGCGCGCGATTGAGAAAAAGTTTAAATTTTCGTTCGAACTTAATGAAGCGGATGTGGGTGGTATAGCAATTGATCGGCATGGCACGGCTTTGCCGGAGGAAACCGTTAAGCTTTGTCGTGAATCGGATGCGATTCTTTTTGGCTCTGTAGGTGGTCCGAAATGGGAATCGTTGCCGCCTGCTCAACAGCCCGAACGCGCGGCTCTATTGCCCTTGCGAAAACTTTTTGGGCTTTATGCTAATTTGCGACCTGCGATTTGTTACCCCGCTTTAGTGCATGCCTCGCCCGTAAAAACGGAGTTGATTCCGAATGGATTTGATATTTTGGTCGTGCGGGAGTTAACGGGTGGACTTTATTTTGGAAAACCTAAGGAAACCACAAAAACAGAAAAGGGCGAACGTGCTATTGACACGATGATTTATGAAACGCACGAAATTGAGCGTGTGACCCATATCGCTTTCCAAGCCGCGCAAAAACGCCGTAAAAAAGTTACTTTGGTTGATAAAGCCAACGTTTTGGAATGCAGCCAACTTTGGCGACGTGTGGTGAAAGAGATTGCACCTCAATATCCCGATATAGCACTGGATTTTGTTTATGTCGATAATGCGGCAATGCAGGTGGTGAAAAATCCTGAGCAATATGATGTCATGCTTTGCGAAAATATGTTTGGAGATATCATTAGCGATGAAGTGGCAGCAGTAACTGGTTCTTTAGGAATGTTGCCGAGTGCTTCTTTGGCAGAAGGCACATTTGGTTTGTATGAACCCAGTGGAGGAACGGCGCCGGACATTGCGGGGAAAGGGATTGCAAATCCCATCGCACAAATTTTATCAGCGGCTTTGTTGCTCCGTTTTTCCGGACGACAAGAAGAAGCTGCGCGAGCGATTGAAACCGCAGTAAAACAAGTGATTGAAAAAGGTTTGCGAACAGCCGATATTTATAGCTCTGGCGCGCAAAAAGTTTCGACCCGAGAAATGGGTGAGGCAATAGTAAAATCAATAGAATCATTGTGA
- the leuC gene encoding 3-isopropylmalate dehydratase large subunit, with product MSKTLFQKVWDAHAVRKLQNGQTQLFIGTHLIHEVTSPQAFAMIREMGLKVRYSHRTFATVDHIVPTDQVAEPFSDSLADAMIKELRKNCKEFGVTFFDRSTGKQGIVHIVGPEQGITQPGTTIACGDSHTSTHGAFGAIAFGIGTSQVRDVLATQTMAIGPLKVRRINVNGKLAPGVYAKDVILHIIRKLGVNGGTGYAYEYGGSIFDNFTMEERMTVCNMSIEGGARVGYVNPDQTTFDYLKDRPHSPKGKAWDVAVERWKSFASDSDAKYDDVVNFKAEEIEPTVTWGINPGQAIFINETIPSVEKSDETEKASIAEALEHMKFQGGEPIKGKKIDVAFIGSCTNARLGDFVEVSKYLKGRHVASGIKAIAVPGSQIVAEQCKQKGIDKIFSEAGFEWREAGCSMCLAMNPDKLIGDQLCASSSNRNFKGRQGSPTGRTILMSPVMVAAAAVTGQVSDAREIFKNGKH from the coding sequence ATGAGTAAGACATTATTCCAAAAAGTTTGGGATGCCCATGCGGTTCGGAAACTACAAAATGGGCAAACGCAGCTCTTTATTGGTACCCATTTAATTCACGAAGTCACTAGCCCACAAGCTTTTGCGATGATTCGTGAAATGGGGCTAAAAGTCCGTTATTCCCATCGCACCTTTGCCACGGTTGACCATATCGTGCCAACAGATCAAGTCGCTGAGCCTTTTAGCGATTCTTTAGCCGATGCTATGATCAAAGAACTTCGCAAAAATTGTAAAGAATTTGGTGTCACTTTTTTTGATCGCAGTACGGGCAAACAAGGCATTGTCCACATCGTCGGTCCGGAACAGGGCATCACACAACCCGGCACTACCATTGCTTGCGGTGATTCGCACACTTCCACTCACGGCGCATTTGGTGCGATCGCGTTCGGCATTGGCACAAGCCAAGTGCGTGACGTGCTCGCTACGCAAACCATGGCAATCGGACCGTTAAAAGTTCGCCGTATTAATGTAAACGGCAAATTAGCGCCCGGCGTTTATGCAAAGGATGTCATCCTCCACATCATTCGCAAACTGGGCGTCAATGGCGGTACAGGTTATGCCTATGAATATGGTGGCTCTATTTTTGACAACTTTACCATGGAAGAACGTATGACCGTCTGCAACATGTCAATCGAAGGCGGTGCACGGGTCGGTTATGTGAATCCTGATCAAACCACTTTTGATTATTTAAAGGATCGCCCTCACAGTCCGAAAGGCAAAGCTTGGGACGTGGCGGTAGAACGTTGGAAATCCTTTGCTTCGGATTCCGATGCCAAATACGATGACGTGGTTAATTTTAAAGCCGAAGAAATTGAACCGACTGTTACGTGGGGCATCAATCCTGGGCAAGCCATTTTTATCAATGAAACCATTCCCTCAGTTGAAAAAAGCGATGAAACTGAAAAAGCTTCTATAGCCGAAGCATTAGAACATATGAAATTTCAAGGCGGTGAACCGATTAAAGGCAAAAAAATTGATGTCGCCTTTATCGGAAGTTGCACCAATGCGCGACTGGGAGATTTTGTGGAGGTTTCCAAGTATCTTAAAGGCCGCCATGTAGCTTCTGGTATCAAAGCCATCGCCGTTCCAGGCTCTCAAATTGTCGCGGAACAATGCAAACAAAAGGGCATTGATAAAATTTTTTCTGAAGCAGGTTTTGAATGGCGCGAAGCAGGGTGCTCGATGTGTTTGGCCATGAATCCTGATAAATTAATCGGCGACCAACTCTGCGCTAGCTCCAGCAATCGTAACTTTAAAGGTCGTCAAGGCAGCCCTACAGGACGCACGATTTTGATGAGTCCCGTCATGGTCGCCGCTGCCGCTGTAACAGGACAAGTTTCTGATGCCCGAGAAATTTTTAAAAATGGAAAGCATTAA
- the leuD gene encoding 3-isopropylmalate dehydratase small subunit, whose protein sequence is MALKKITSVVGTCISVPGDDIDTDRIIPARFMKCVTFDGLGEFLFYDVRFDENQKPKPHPLNDPKFKQATILLSGNNFGCGSSREHAPQALYRYGIRAVLAEGFAEIFFGNSTTLGMPCVSANRQDIQAIRDIVEKNPSAELTIDLVNQKLHIESKTFPCSLRESARDALINGRWDAIGELLEASEQVDTVAEKLPYLATA, encoded by the coding sequence ATGGCACTCAAAAAAATCACTTCAGTTGTTGGCACTTGTATTTCAGTTCCCGGAGACGATATCGACACGGATCGTATTATTCCCGCGCGCTTCATGAAATGTGTGACATTTGATGGATTAGGTGAATTTCTTTTTTACGATGTGCGTTTTGATGAAAATCAAAAACCTAAACCTCATCCTTTAAATGATCCAAAATTTAAACAAGCAACTATTTTACTTAGTGGTAATAATTTTGGCTGCGGCAGCTCTCGCGAGCATGCGCCTCAAGCGCTTTATCGCTACGGTATCCGCGCCGTGCTTGCTGAGGGTTTTGCCGAAATCTTCTTTGGCAACTCCACCACTCTGGGCATGCCTTGCGTGTCAGCAAATCGTCAAGACATTCAAGCTATTCGCGACATTGTTGAAAAAAATCCTAGTGCTGAATTAACTATCGATTTAGTAAATCAAAAACTTCACATCGAAAGCAAAACCTTTCCCTGCTCTCTTCGCGAAAGCGCTCGTGATGCTTTAATCAATGGTCGCTGGGATGCTATTGGTGAATTATTAGAAGCCTCAGAACAAGTCGATACCGTGGCAGAAAAATTGCCCTATCTTGCTACTGCTTAA
- a CDS encoding DUF4410 domain-containing protein, with product MLPKSILPWTALLLLTGCASVSVKEPKQPKNIITLPTQKPDQIYVEPFSTKDAQFNVDREGAELATFKKDTACMLQDKLIKRLTELAPARAVSGQLPQTGWLIRGQFIRVNQGSRALRGIIGCGLGATKMETCVQVYDLSQSTTIPFLIFKTTGGSNAEPGAVLGAGPPDWITLGLVVAGTWNVVHGISEDAWRTAREIRNYLVTYCHNFD from the coding sequence ATGCTCCCAAAATCAATTCTCCCTTGGACTGCCCTGCTTTTATTAACCGGTTGTGCTTCGGTCAGTGTCAAAGAGCCTAAACAACCAAAAAACATCATTACCCTTCCCACGCAAAAACCGGATCAAATTTATGTGGAACCTTTTTCCACAAAAGATGCTCAGTTCAATGTCGACCGGGAAGGCGCAGAGCTGGCTACATTTAAAAAAGATACAGCTTGCATGCTTCAAGATAAACTTATTAAACGCCTTACTGAGCTTGCTCCTGCTCGAGCCGTTTCTGGTCAATTGCCGCAAACCGGATGGTTAATTCGTGGTCAATTTATTAGAGTAAATCAAGGCAGTCGAGCGTTGCGGGGCATTATTGGATGCGGTTTAGGCGCAACCAAAATGGAAACTTGCGTACAAGTTTATGATCTTTCCCAATCCACTACTATTCCATTTCTTATTTTTAAAACCACTGGTGGTAGCAATGCCGAACCCGGCGCTGTTCTGGGTGCTGGCCCTCCTGACTGGATTACGTTGGGTTTAGTTGTAGCAGGCACCTGGAACGTTGTTCACGGCATTAGCGAAGATGCCTGGCGAACTGCACGAGAAATTCGAAACTATCTCGTAACTTACTGTCATAATTTCGATTAA
- a CDS encoding fatty acid desaturase translates to MKNQIELRNKVTQLRKSKTNLPSICGVLSTFFFIGLALWVLKTYWSWWTGVAVFFTIGFMQYRLVLASHEAVHKNLFYPVWLNELVGLICASFVGISLFNYRKAHLEHHKAPQSIQDDIDGYIYRPLLKAKPGWNRLCLLITGNYVDILTKLRRKFLGDGNLEGTHAEVGKELPSSKQIFLQLFPIVIIQGTTLAFFIWYLNGWSYLIWWLTPIFVVALQMDRARTFLEHGYNYFFPGPPIENLAEAQQDTIDIDTNAIERYLFAPYGFSYHQGHHSQLTVPFYRLKELTQLLEEYQPNYHRRVRGSYLTILFKMLWAYK, encoded by the coding sequence ATGAAAAATCAGATCGAACTTCGTAATAAAGTCACACAACTACGAAAAAGCAAAACAAATCTACCTTCTATCTGCGGTGTTCTCTCTACCTTTTTCTTTATCGGATTAGCTTTATGGGTTTTAAAAACCTATTGGAGTTGGTGGACGGGTGTTGCTGTATTTTTTACAATAGGCTTTATGCAATATCGATTAGTTCTCGCTTCACATGAAGCAGTGCATAAAAACTTATTTTATCCGGTTTGGCTTAATGAACTGGTTGGATTGATTTGTGCCTCCTTTGTGGGCATTTCTCTTTTCAATTATCGTAAAGCACATTTGGAACATCATAAAGCGCCTCAATCCATTCAAGACGATATCGATGGCTATATTTACCGTCCTTTGTTGAAAGCAAAACCAGGCTGGAACAGACTTTGCTTACTAATCACAGGCAATTATGTTGACATCTTAACTAAGTTACGTCGAAAATTTTTGGGTGATGGTAATTTAGAGGGGACTCATGCCGAAGTTGGTAAAGAACTTCCTTCAAGCAAACAAATTTTTTTACAACTCTTTCCCATTGTTATTATCCAAGGCACAACTTTGGCTTTCTTTATTTGGTATTTAAATGGATGGAGCTATTTGATTTGGTGGTTAACTCCTATTTTTGTCGTAGCCTTACAAATGGATCGAGCGCGCACTTTTTTGGAACATGGATATAATTACTTTTTTCCTGGTCCTCCGATTGAAAATTTGGCAGAGGCACAACAAGACACCATTGATATCGATACTAATGCTATTGAACGCTATTTGTTTGCTCCCTATGGTTTTAGTTATCATCAAGGTCATCACTCTCAACTTACCGTCCCGTTTTACCGTTTAAAAGAACTCACTCAATTGTTGGAAGAGTATCAACCTAATTATCATCGTCGCGTTCGAGGCTCTTATCTTACTATCTTGTTCAAAATGTTGTGGGCCTATAAATGA
- a CDS encoding class I SAM-dependent methyltransferase — MNEPLLTGSNGNCLICGDLHWRLTVRSEDLEYYCQLRTWDLVQCAHCGHVYLHPLPELHEIASLYPSTYYTVNSKSPIYLDGKVVEQKLLQDAKHLKKLTQTILVRSVVDIGGGNLMRLVKVKEVFGSDIETICLDLQFDEAALKTAKSSQVKMVVGNVESDLSALRDEGHDLIVMRQLIEHLRDPRSALLGLYRKLSPNGLLIIDTPNRGGLDYHLFKKKYWGGYHIPRHFHLFTQPSLVKLLEETGYSVYLKGFTPSLAFWIISFRNWLGLNSIKRGKSFWEFFYLKNLPISGFFYLIDLFLIKLGFASSNQFIFAQKK, encoded by the coding sequence ATGAACGAGCCTCTTTTAACGGGTTCCAATGGCAATTGTTTAATTTGTGGCGATCTACATTGGAGATTAACCGTTCGCAGCGAAGATTTAGAATATTATTGTCAACTTCGAACATGGGATTTGGTGCAATGTGCTCACTGTGGACATGTTTATCTTCACCCCCTCCCTGAACTTCATGAAATTGCTTCACTTTATCCATCCACTTATTACACCGTAAATTCGAAATCGCCCATTTATTTAGATGGAAAGGTCGTCGAACAAAAATTGCTCCAAGATGCAAAACATTTAAAAAAATTAACCCAGACCATTCTTGTTCGTTCCGTTGTCGATATTGGAGGTGGTAATTTAATGCGACTGGTAAAAGTAAAAGAAGTTTTTGGATCAGACATTGAAACGATTTGTCTGGATTTACAATTTGATGAAGCTGCATTAAAAACTGCAAAAAGCTCTCAAGTTAAAATGGTAGTGGGAAATGTGGAAAGTGATCTAAGTGCATTGCGTGATGAAGGCCATGACCTGATTGTCATGCGCCAGCTTATTGAACATCTTCGCGATCCTCGATCGGCATTATTAGGTTTATATCGAAAACTTTCGCCTAACGGTCTGTTAATTATTGATACTCCCAATCGCGGTGGATTAGATTATCATTTATTCAAAAAAAAATACTGGGGAGGCTATCATATTCCGCGTCATTTTCACTTATTCACTCAACCCTCTTTAGTTAAACTTTTGGAAGAAACCGGTTATAGCGTTTATCTTAAAGGATTCACACCTTCTCTAGCCTTTTGGATTATCAGTTTTAGAAATTGGCTTGGTTTAAACAGCATCAAACGTGGAAAATCCTTTTGGGAATTTTTCTATCTCAAAAATCTTCCAATTTCCGGTTTCTTTTATTTAATAGACTTATTTTTGATTAAATTAGGCTTCGCTTCGTCTAATCAATTTATCTTTGCACAAAAAAAATAA
- a CDS encoding LuxR C-terminal-related transcriptional regulator yields the protein MTSPPQQVYQKVLECARDIYSHTEWESLRSHLITTLPKLISSSLTYYAATEPKTQSTYELVDQSKGAKIEKLQPAFEEHMKEAPIIRRSYGKAPGQVMKISDYLSQREFHETGLYHEYYKPLGLEDAMVVTLPAPPTVVSTLVLSRENRSFTEKDRALLQLLAPHIVQACLNAEKIENRLEISKQPLRLLESLDQGALLVAPDGTIHYATQQAQTSLTYYFPEYSNSPQKLPEPIKHWFSAQKEKWADSHSLATLTSYEIDQNEKRLEIQFAKNLVEKDFVLLLKEKSFAVPHQQLQSLGLSPREAEVLYWLAQGKTNPEVAMILNANPATIKKHVERILSKLGVENRSAATIKVIEVLGLPPA from the coding sequence ATGACTTCGCCCCCTCAGCAAGTCTATCAAAAGGTGTTGGAATGCGCGCGCGATATTTACTCGCACACGGAGTGGGAATCATTGCGTAGTCATTTGATCACGACCTTACCCAAATTAATTTCTTCGAGCTTAACTTATTACGCTGCTACCGAACCCAAAACTCAAAGCACTTACGAGTTAGTTGACCAAAGCAAAGGCGCTAAAATTGAAAAATTGCAACCAGCCTTCGAAGAACATATGAAGGAAGCTCCTATCATTCGAAGATCTTATGGCAAAGCACCTGGCCAAGTCATGAAAATTTCCGATTATCTTTCTCAACGCGAATTTCATGAAACGGGTCTTTATCACGAATATTATAAGCCTTTGGGTTTGGAAGATGCCATGGTGGTCACTCTACCCGCTCCGCCAACCGTCGTTTCTACTTTGGTTTTGAGTCGCGAAAACCGAAGCTTTACTGAAAAAGATCGTGCCCTTCTTCAATTATTAGCTCCTCATATCGTTCAAGCTTGCCTCAATGCAGAAAAAATTGAAAACCGATTAGAAATCAGCAAACAACCTCTTCGCTTGTTAGAATCCTTGGACCAAGGCGCTTTATTAGTTGCTCCAGATGGCACCATTCATTATGCAACACAACAAGCTCAAACTTCGTTGACCTACTATTTCCCAGAATATTCCAATTCTCCTCAAAAATTGCCTGAACCTATTAAACATTGGTTTTCCGCTCAAAAAGAAAAATGGGCCGACTCCCATTCTTTAGCGACTTTAACTTCTTACGAAATCGATCAAAACGAAAAACGATTAGAAATTCAATTTGCCAAAAATCTCGTGGAAAAAGATTTCGTGCTTTTGTTAAAAGAAAAAAGTTTCGCTGTGCCTCATCAACAACTTCAAAGCCTCGGCCTTAGCCCTCGCGAGGCAGAAGTGCTTTATTGGCTTGCTCAAGGCAAAACCAATCCAGAAGTTGCGATGATCCTCAACGCGAATCCCGCCACGATTAAAAAACATGTCGAACGCATTTTATCAAAATTAGGAGTGGAAAATCGTTCTGCCGCCACCATTAAAGTCATTGAAGTTTTAGGACTGCCACCAGCCTAA
- a CDS encoding class I mannose-6-phosphate isomerase, protein MSLIRFQPIYLERVWGGRKIETLYGRPLPPALVIGESWELVDRKEAQSVVTSAPYQGKTLHELWIHEREKIFGTQAPDVDRFPLLIKILDAQDKLSLQVHPPAQIAKELNSESKTEAWYFVEAQPNAEIFLGVKEGVTESSLTQAIRNHTVIDQLNRYHPQPGEVAFIPAGCLHAIGGGNLIVEVQQNADTTYRLHDWDRVDAQRKLRSLHSNEALKSIIWRGKEMSPHALLEKNPLITPFFSLKQQKFATPFLWKNDPSTFQLIFVVEGRARWGNEILQKGEFVLVPAMDASDEIFPEEPTTFLITQWGF, encoded by the coding sequence ATGTCTCTTATCCGTTTCCAACCGATTTATTTGGAAAGGGTGTGGGGCGGTAGAAAAATTGAGACTTTATATGGTCGACCCTTACCGCCTGCTCTTGTTATTGGGGAATCTTGGGAGTTAGTGGACCGTAAAGAAGCGCAAAGTGTGGTCACAAGTGCTCCTTATCAAGGGAAAACATTGCATGAACTTTGGATCCATGAACGAGAAAAAATTTTTGGAACTCAAGCTCCTGATGTTGATCGATTTCCTCTTTTAATTAAAATTTTAGATGCCCAAGATAAACTTTCTTTGCAAGTGCATCCTCCGGCGCAAATCGCGAAAGAATTGAATAGTGAATCGAAAACGGAAGCTTGGTATTTTGTGGAAGCACAGCCCAATGCTGAAATTTTTTTAGGAGTCAAAGAGGGTGTGACTGAGTCTTCACTTACTCAAGCAATTAGGAATCATACTGTGATTGATCAATTGAATCGGTATCATCCACAACCTGGCGAAGTGGCATTTATCCCAGCCGGTTGTTTGCATGCGATTGGAGGAGGAAATTTGATTGTTGAAGTGCAACAAAATGCCGATACGACTTATCGGTTGCATGATTGGGATCGGGTTGATGCTCAGAGAAAATTGCGATCGTTACACTCTAATGAAGCGCTAAAATCCATTATTTGGCGAGGAAAAGAAATGTCGCCACATGCTTTGCTTGAAAAAAATCCATTGATCACACCCTTTTTTTCTTTGAAACAACAAAAATTCGCTACGCCATTTTTATGGAAAAATGATCCGAGCACTTTTCAATTGATTTTTGTGGTTGAAGGAAGAGCGCGATGGGGGAATGAAATTTTGCAAAAAGGCGAATTTGTTTTGGTGCCTGCAATGGACGCTTCGGACGAAATTTTTCCGGAAGAGCCTACCACTTTTCTTATCACTCAATGGGGCTTTTAG
- a CDS encoding pyridoxal phosphate-dependent aminotransferase, with amino-acid sequence MQVAKRIQEVTPSQTLAIDAKAKQLKAAGEDVLSFAAGEPDFDTPEHIKAAAMGALEAGFTKYTPSSGIPELRQAIADKLKEDNGLDYKPSQIIVNCGAKHSCFNAMMAVLNEGDEVLIPAPYWLSYPEMVRIAGGEPYIVPTTAENGYKLTPELFRENISPGTKMVILNSPGNPTGSVYTEAELVELAEIALEEEIYILSDEIYEKLIYGDAKAVSIASFSKGIYDMTLTVNGFSKAYAMTGWRLGYVAAPEHIAAAIDSLQSHSTSHPTSFAQKGALAALRGPQDCVAHMRDEFDTRRQRMVELLRGISGVKVTEPQGAFYVLPDISQFRLGSQEFAEKLLEKHKVAVVPGIAFGDDNTVRLSYAASLEQIESGLERFSRFCQSLK; translated from the coding sequence ATGCAAGTTGCCAAACGAATTCAAGAAGTGACTCCATCACAGACTTTAGCGATCGATGCGAAAGCTAAGCAATTAAAGGCTGCCGGAGAAGATGTGTTAAGTTTTGCCGCAGGCGAACCGGATTTTGATACGCCTGAACATATCAAAGCGGCTGCTATGGGCGCTTTGGAAGCGGGTTTTACTAAATATACACCTTCTTCTGGAATTCCAGAGTTGCGTCAGGCAATTGCCGATAAGTTAAAAGAGGATAATGGTTTGGATTACAAACCTTCGCAAATCATTGTTAATTGTGGGGCAAAACATTCCTGTTTCAATGCCATGATGGCAGTGTTGAATGAAGGTGACGAAGTTTTAATTCCAGCGCCTTATTGGTTGAGTTATCCGGAAATGGTGAGAATTGCTGGGGGTGAACCTTATATTGTGCCTACTACAGCGGAAAATGGTTATAAATTAACGCCAGAATTGTTTCGTGAAAATATTTCTCCTGGCACTAAGATGGTGATCCTTAACTCGCCAGGTAATCCTACCGGTTCGGTTTACACCGAGGCGGAGTTAGTGGAGTTGGCAGAAATTGCTTTGGAAGAAGAAATTTATATTTTAAGTGACGAAATTTACGAAAAATTAATTTATGGCGATGCTAAAGCGGTGAGTATTGCGAGTTTCAGTAAGGGTATTTATGATATGACGCTTACGGTCAATGGCTTTAGCAAAGCTTATGCGATGACAGGGTGGCGTTTGGGTTATGTTGCGGCTCCGGAACACATTGCCGCTGCGATTGATAGTTTACAAAGTCATAGCACTTCGCATCCGACTTCGTTTGCTCAAAAAGGGGCTTTAGCCGCTTTGCGTGGTCCTCAAGATTGTGTGGCGCATATGCGAGATGAATTTGATACACGGCGCCAACGTATGGTGGAGTTGTTGCGCGGGATTTCAGGTGTTAAAGTAACAGAACCGCAAGGCGCTTTTTATGTCTTGCCAGACATTTCTCAATTTCGTTTAGGTTCTCAAGAGTTTGCTGAAAAACTTTTGGAAAAACATAAAGTTGCCGTTGTGCCTGGTATTGCTTTTGGGGATGATAACACGGTGCGCTTAAGTTATGCGGCCAGCCTGGAACAAATTGAATCGGGCTTGGAACGATTCTCGCGCTTTTGCCAATCTTTGAAGTAA
- a CDS encoding HAD family phosphatase, with amino-acid sequence MKNMKNWGVIFDWDGVIVDSSRLHEKSWEILAKQLNLILPEGHFKKGFGMKNDYIIPNILKWASEKESIQQLADRKEALYRELVRDEKIELLPGVRSLLESLARHEIPRTIGSSTCLANIQVVLECTEIAHFFDNIVSAEQVAQGKPHPEVFLKAAQRLNLIPQQCLVIEDTQVGLQAAQAAHMFALGVATTHPAETLTQADRVVDNLTVVSVEELEQWVTDAL; translated from the coding sequence ATGAAAAATATGAAAAATTGGGGAGTTATCTTTGATTGGGACGGAGTCATCGTAGACTCTTCGCGCCTACATGAGAAAAGCTGGGAAATTTTAGCCAAACAACTCAACCTGATTTTACCTGAAGGCCACTTCAAAAAGGGTTTTGGCATGAAAAATGATTATATCATTCCCAACATCTTAAAATGGGCTTCGGAGAAGGAATCCATTCAACAATTAGCAGATCGTAAAGAAGCACTTTATCGTGAACTCGTGCGTGACGAAAAAATTGAGTTATTGCCAGGAGTTCGTTCTTTGTTGGAATCTCTAGCTCGCCACGAAATTCCTCGCACCATTGGTTCGTCCACTTGCCTAGCCAATATCCAAGTTGTATTAGAATGCACGGAGATTGCCCATTTTTTTGATAATATTGTTTCAGCCGAACAGGTCGCACAAGGCAAACCGCATCCTGAAGTTTTTTTAAAAGCCGCCCAACGCTTAAACCTTATCCCGCAACAATGTTTAGTCATCGAAGACACACAAGTCGGATTACAAGCAGCACAAGCTGCGCACATGTTTGCTTTAGGTGTAGCCACCACGCATCCTGCAGAAACATTAACTCAAGCCGATCGCGTCGTAGATAACCTGACAGTCGTCTCAGTCGAAGAGTTAGAGCAATGGGTCACAGACGCGCTTTAA
- a CDS encoding SDR family oxidoreductase, which translates to MPISVVTGAAGFLGSHLSDRLLAEGHTVIGLDNLLTGNVANIEHLAGNERFKFIKQDVTEYLYIPGEVNFVFHFASPASPIDYLELPIQTLKVGAMGTHKALGLAAAKKASFILASTSECYGDPLVHPQSEDYWGNVNPIGPRGVYDEAKRFAEAMTMAYHRYHKVNTHIVRIFNTYGPRMRLRDGRVVPAFVSQALRNESLTVFGDGSQTRSFCYVSDLIDGIYRLSQSDFHEPVNIGNPIELTVKEFAERIIKITGAKSQIIYKPLPVDDPKQRRPDISRAKKILSWEPKVKLEEGLQKTIEWFKARL; encoded by the coding sequence ATGCCAATAAGTGTTGTTACAGGAGCTGCGGGTTTTTTAGGATCACATTTATCCGATCGATTGTTAGCCGAAGGTCATACGGTGATTGGTTTGGATAATTTGCTTACTGGGAATGTGGCTAATATCGAACATCTTGCAGGAAACGAACGCTTTAAATTTATTAAGCAGGATGTCACGGAATATCTTTATATTCCAGGCGAGGTAAATTTTGTTTTTCATTTTGCTTCACCAGCGAGTCCGATTGATTATCTGGAATTACCGATCCAAACTTTGAAAGTGGGGGCGATGGGCACGCATAAAGCATTAGGTTTGGCTGCAGCCAAGAAGGCGAGTTTTATTTTGGCGTCGACTTCGGAATGTTACGGAGATCCTTTGGTGCATCCGCAATCGGAAGATTATTGGGGTAATGTGAACCCAATCGGCCCGCGCGGCGTTTATGATGAAGCGAAGCGTTTTGCTGAGGCAATGACGATGGCTTATCATCGCTATCATAAGGTGAACACGCATATTGTTCGTATTTTTAACACTTACGGCCCTCGCATGCGTTTGCGCGATGGTCGTGTGGTGCCGGCTTTTGTAAGTCAAGCGTTACGCAATGAATCGTTAACAGTATTTGGTGATGGGAGTCAAACTCGGAGTTTTTGTTATGTTTCCGATTTGATTGATGGCATTTATCGTTTGTCGCAATCTGATTTTCATGAGCCGGTAAATATTGGTAATCCGATTGAGTTAACGGTGAAGGAGTTTGCGGAAAGAATCATTAAAATCACTGGAGCCAAAAGTCAGATTATTTATAAACCTTTGCCAGTAGATGATCCTAAACAACGGCGTCCCGATATTTCTCGAGCAAAAAAGATTTTAAGTTGGGAACCTAAAGTGAAGTTGGAAGAGGGTCTTCAAAAAACGATCGAATGGTTTAAAGCGCGTCTGTGA